A part of Campylobacter ureolyticus ACS-301-V-Sch3b genomic DNA contains:
- the nfo gene encoding deoxyribonuclease IV, which produces MKKIGAHVSAAGGVENAPLNALTIGADAFALFVKNQRQWSAKALEVESINKFDENLKLANIKKEHILPHNSYLINLGHPDAEKRKKSINAFIDEISRANLLGLKMINFHPGSHLREISENECLENISNSINFIIANTSDVKLVIENTAGQGSNLGYKLEHLAYLIDKTQNKQRIGVCIDTCHFFAGGYDIRSKENYKKTMSEFDRLVGYKYLSGMHLNDSKNSLGVKKDRHESIGKGTLGLEAFENIMRDENIDEIPLILETINPEIWADEIKLLRQMC; this is translated from the coding sequence TTGAAAAAAATAGGAGCTCACGTAAGTGCAGCTGGTGGAGTAGAAAATGCACCTTTAAATGCTCTTACTATAGGAGCTGATGCCTTTGCCTTATTTGTAAAAAATCAAAGACAATGGAGTGCAAAAGCCCTTGAGGTTGAAAGTATAAATAAATTTGATGAGAATTTAAAACTTGCAAATATTAAAAAAGAACATATTTTACCACATAATAGCTATCTTATAAATTTGGGTCATCCAGATGCTGAAAAAAGAAAAAAATCAATTAATGCTTTTATAGATGAGATTAGTAGAGCAAATTTACTTGGATTAAAGATGATAAATTTTCATCCAGGCTCACACTTAAGAGAAATTTCAGAAAATGAATGTTTAGAAAATATTTCAAATTCTATAAATTTTATTATTGCAAATACAAGCGATGTTAAGCTAGTCATTGAAAATACAGCTGGGCAGGGTTCAAATTTGGGATATAAGCTCGAACACCTAGCGTATTTAATAGATAAAACACAAAACAAACAAAGAATTGGCGTTTGTATTGATACTTGTCATTTCTTTGCTGGCGGGTATGATATTCGTTCAAAAGAAAATTATAAAAAAACAATGAGTGAGTTCGATAGGCTGGTTGGATATAAGTATCTAAGCGGCATGCATTTAAATGATAGTAAAAATAGTCTTGGTGTAAAAAAAGATCGTCATGAAAGTATTGGAAAAGGTACTTTGGGGCTTGAGGCATTTGAAAATATCATGAGAGATGAAAACATAGATGAAATTCCTCTTATTTTAGAGACTATAAATCCTGAAATTTGGGCTGATGAAATAAAACTTTTAAGACAAATGTGCTAA
- a CDS encoding ATP-binding protein gives MKYLMDFLQKPASKTQIYSLLKLNENEARILQFLTKSYIEGSPINSVFSVLSTAFEESGYGFLIYLDDIKNLLNLGYITQNINIFSKSKQNTKLSLLHSEIELSEYFLSVLECGITKTTLPEITKYDDELKYLEDQFLLVNLYKKKLNSQSKDIRTKLDEKIEKLTNIITQRVNLTKINLSVEQLFKKYSLSQEEKIIFLVLLKEEYSNEDEILRDSNTLISMISKDEMHKLKNRTLLEENAKLMSLGLIDYDEILGATSINKSYFICEDVLYSIMHPQKNDKKTKKAMLENIVKESEIFELIEPNTDIDDVVLNPKIKEVLNSILKQLDKDVINKLSSWGIKTKKGIDAKIIFYGPAGTGKTMSALSLAKSLKKQVLSFDCSKILSKYVGESEQNVRKIFDTYKSICKEAKIEPVLLLNEADQFLSSRMESGTSSADKMHNQMQNIFLEQIERFEGVLIATTNFLQSLDSAFSRRFDFKIEFKKPNFNERLIIWQKIMPENANFEENFSFNELAKFELSGAQITLVLKNTALKVAVRDDDVFTLRDFIDEIKKEQISAFDSDKKVGLL, from the coding sequence TTGAAATATTTAATGGATTTTTTGCAAAAACCTGCTTCAAAAACTCAGATTTATTCTTTATTAAAGCTTAATGAAAATGAGGCAAGGATACTTCAGTTTTTGACAAAAAGCTATATTGAAGGCTCGCCGATAAATAGTGTTTTTAGTGTCTTATCAACTGCCTTTGAGGAAAGTGGTTATGGTTTTTTAATATATCTTGATGATATAAAAAATTTATTAAATTTAGGATATATCACACAAAATATTAATATATTTTCAAAAAGCAAACAAAACACAAAACTATCACTTTTGCATAGTGAAATCGAATTAAGCGAATATTTTTTGTCTGTTTTAGAGTGTGGCATAACTAAAACAACACTCCCTGAAATAACCAAATACGATGATGAGCTTAAATATTTAGAAGATCAGTTTTTACTCGTGAATTTATATAAAAAAAAGTTAAATTCACAAAGTAAAGACATAAGAACAAAACTTGATGAAAAAATAGAAAAACTTACAAATATAATCACTCAAAGAGTAAATTTAACTAAGATAAATTTAAGCGTTGAACAGCTTTTTAAAAAATATTCATTAAGCCAAGAAGAAAAAATCATATTTTTAGTGCTTTTAAAAGAGGAATATTCAAACGAGGATGAAATATTAAGAGATTCTAATACTCTTATTTCAATGATTAGCAAAGATGAGATGCACAAGTTAAAAAATAGAACCTTGTTAGAAGAAAATGCAAAATTAATGAGTTTGGGACTGATAGATTATGATGAAATTTTAGGAGCTACTTCTATAAATAAAAGCTATTTTATTTGTGAAGATGTGCTTTATAGCATAATGCATCCACAAAAAAATGATAAAAAAACAAAAAAAGCAATGCTTGAAAATATAGTAAAAGAAAGCGAAATTTTTGAGCTTATCGAGCCAAATACTGACATCGATGATGTTGTTTTAAATCCAAAAATTAAAGAAGTTTTAAATTCTATTTTAAAACAACTTGATAAAGATGTTATAAATAAACTTAGTAGTTGGGGCATAAAGACAAAAAAAGGAATCGATGCTAAAATTATTTTTTACGGACCTGCTGGAACTGGCAAAACAATGAGTGCTTTAAGTTTAGCAAAAAGCTTAAAAAAGCAAGTTTTAAGTTTTGATTGTTCAAAAATTTTATCAAAATATGTTGGCGAAAGCGAGCAAAATGTAAGGAAAATTTTTGATACTTACAAAAGCATTTGTAAAGAGGCGAAAATTGAGCCTGTGCTTTTGCTAAATGAAGCGGACCAGTTTTTATCAAGTAGAATGGAAAGTGGAACAAGTAGTGCTGATAAAATGCACAATCAAATGCAAAATATTTTTTTAGAGCAAATTGAGAGATTTGAAGGTGTTTTAATAGCTACAACAAATTTCTTACAAAGCTTAGATAGTGCTTTTTCAAGAAGATTTGATTTCAAAATAGAATTTAAAAAACCAAATTTTAATGAAAGGCTTATAATTTGGCAAAAAATAATGCCAGAAAATGCAAATTTTGAAGAAAATTTTAGCTTTAATGAGCTTGCTAAATTTGAACTAAGTGGTGCGCAAATAACTCTTGTTTTAAAAAATACGGCATTAAAGGTGGCTGTTAGAGACGATGATGTTTTTACCTTGAGAGATTTTATTGATGAGATTAAAAAAGAACAAATTTCAGCTTTTGATAGCGATAAAAAAGTAGGTTTATTGTAA
- a CDS encoding nitroreductase family protein has protein sequence MEYIENIMQNRYSCRNFKDEKIKDGVINEILDLTRLTPSSLALEPWKFVVISKDDDIKKMGEICLNQPQVSSCSHVVVITARTDLQSKDEYLKHIVYSKNKGEDKAIKFLKMVSSKTDLMTKDELFNYASLQCYMALANLVNIAYSKRVKSCIIGGFDKEKLTKFLNLPNELRPCIVVALGLSDEKSTPKIRQSLDEVVVWR, from the coding sequence ATGGAATATATAGAAAATATTATGCAAAATAGATATTCATGCAGAAATTTTAAAGATGAAAAGATAAAAGATGGAGTTATAAATGAAATTTTAGACCTTACTCGTCTAACTCCAAGCTCTTTGGCACTTGAGCCGTGGAAATTTGTAGTTATATCAAAAGATGATGATATTAAAAAAATGGGTGAAATTTGTCTTAACCAGCCACAAGTATCAAGTTGCTCCCATGTAGTTGTCATAACTGCTAGGACTGATTTGCAAAGCAAAGATGAGTATTTAAAACACATTGTTTATAGCAAAAATAAAGGCGAGGATAAGGCAATTAAATTTTTAAAAATGGTTTCATCAAAAACTGATTTAATGACTAAGGATGAACTTTTTAATTATGCATCACTTCAGTGCTATATGGCTTTGGCAAATTTGGTAAATATTGCTTATTCAAAAAGAGTTAAAAGTTGCATAATAGGCGGATTTGACAAAGAAAAATTAACTAAATTTTTAAATTTACCAAATGAGCTTAGGCCTTGTATTGTTGTAGCTTTAGGTTTAAGCGATGAAAAAAGTACTCCAAAAATTAGACAAAGTTTAGATGAAGTTGTTGTTTGGAGATAA
- the nhaA gene encoding Na+/H+ antiporter NhaA, with product MKKLIDRLISSESGAGMLLLFAAFLALVFANIPGLDKLYNWFVHFTPFTIPSFNILGSMHFWINDALMALFFFAIGLELKREMLEGQLKHFSQVLLPVFAALGGVIVPALVFVIINLNAQNHAIHGWAIPTATDIAFAVGVLALLGRRIPSSLKIFVLTLAIMDDLCAIVIIALFYTGDLSFLYLLLSFVLVGVLIFINRIGVSSKTPYVVLSLILWFFVLNSGIHASIAGVVAAFTIPLYTKKGNSMSKEMEQILGLPVNYIILPLFAFVNAGVSMHGLDASHIFGTVPMGIFLGLFVGKQIGIFLFSFIIIKAGFAYMPEKANWKQLYAIAIICGIGFTMSLFVDGLAYGENSILLYHGTDKLAILCGSLVSGVVGYFAAKIVGNNPDGSPKKAKN from the coding sequence ATGAAAAAACTTATAGACAGATTAATCTCCTCAGAAAGCGGAGCTGGGATGCTACTACTATTTGCGGCATTTTTAGCGCTTGTTTTTGCAAATATCCCAGGTCTTGATAAACTTTATAATTGGTTTGTTCATTTTACCCCTTTTACAATACCATCTTTTAACATCTTAGGAAGTATGCACTTTTGGATAAATGATGCTTTGATGGCTTTATTTTTCTTTGCAATTGGGCTTGAACTAAAAAGAGAGATGTTAGAAGGACAACTAAAACATTTTTCTCAAGTTTTACTTCCTGTTTTTGCAGCTCTTGGTGGAGTTATAGTTCCTGCATTAGTATTTGTTATAATAAATTTAAATGCACAAAATCATGCTATCCATGGTTGGGCTATACCAACAGCAACTGATATTGCCTTTGCGGTTGGAGTTTTAGCACTTCTTGGAAGAAGAATTCCATCAAGCCTTAAAATATTTGTTTTAACTCTAGCCATAATGGATGACTTGTGCGCTATTGTTATAATTGCACTTTTTTATACAGGGGATTTAAGCTTTTTATACCTTTTACTTTCTTTTGTGCTAGTTGGAGTTTTAATTTTTATAAATAGAATTGGAGTTAGCAGCAAAACACCGTATGTAGTTCTTTCACTAATCCTTTGGTTTTTTGTCTTAAACTCAGGCATTCACGCAAGTATTGCAGGCGTTGTAGCAGCATTTACCATACCTCTTTATACAAAAAAAGGTAACTCAATGTCAAAAGAAATGGAGCAAATCTTAGGACTACCAGTAAATTACATAATACTTCCTCTTTTTGCTTTTGTAAATGCTGGAGTTAGCATGCACGGACTTGATGCAAGTCATATTTTTGGAACAGTTCCTATGGGAATTTTCCTAGGACTTTTTGTAGGAAAACAGATAGGAATATTTTTATTTAGTTTTATTATTATAAAAGCAGGCTTTGCCTATATGCCTGAAAAAGCAAACTGGAAACAACTCTATGCTATAGCCATAATTTGTGGTATTGGCTTTACAATGAGCTTATTTGTTGATGGACTAGCATACGGAGAAAATTCAATTCTTCTTTACCACGGAACTGACAAGTTGGCTATTTTATGTGGCTCTTTAGTCTCAGGTGTAGTTGGATATTTTGCTGCCAAAATAGTTGGCAACAACCCAGACGGAAGTCCAAAAAAAGCAAAAAATTAA